A stretch of the Vulcanisaeta souniana JCM 11219 genome encodes the following:
- a CDS encoding 4a-hydroxytetrahydrobiopterin dehydratase, producing the protein MLLTREEIMKSLPQGWRLEDNYIVRELEFKAFMDCITFINQLAQIAEAEEHHPDMIITWKHLTLKLTTHDEGGITQLDIEMARKINELINKWRDKIQG; encoded by the coding sequence GTGCTACTCACCAGGGAGGAAATCATGAAATCCCTACCACAGGGCTGGAGACTAGAGGACAACTACATAGTCAGGGAACTGGAGTTCAAGGCATTCATGGACTGCATAACCTTCATAAACCAACTAGCCCAAATAGCCGAGGCAGAGGAACACCACCCAGACATGATAATAACCTGGAAACACCTAACATTAAAACTAACGACGCACGACGAGGGCGGGATTACACAACTCGACATAGAAATGGCGAGGAAAATAAACGAATTAATAAATAAGTGGCGGGACAAAATACAGGGCTAA
- a CDS encoding ABC transporter ATP-binding protein yields MYFKEVPFPFVVSFIEARDVWKYYGDYPALRGVNIEIKEGEFRCIIGPSGSGKTTLLSLIGGLDRVSRGYLRVGPYELHKLSNTELDRYRNEFLGFVFQLYYLIPRMTVLENVELPLIARGVDPGRRRKLALEALEMVGLRNKARRRPNELSGGEQQRVAIARAIVSRPRLLLADEPTGNLDSKTAAVIMDIFSKLNRELGMTIVMVTHNLEIIGNCHRVSRISDGVITRTYDVPQTHETLDTLIRELMTTV; encoded by the coding sequence ATGTATTTTAAAGAGGTACCATTCCCCTTCGTTGTGTCATTCATAGAGGCTAGGGATGTGTGGAAGTACTATGGTGATTACCCAGCTCTTCGTGGTGTGAATATCGAAATTAAAGAGGGTGAGTTCAGGTGCATAATTGGGCCAAGCGGCAGCGGCAAGACGACACTACTCAGCCTAATAGGCGGTCTAGATAGGGTCAGTAGGGGTTACCTGAGGGTTGGCCCGTATGAACTACATAAACTCAGCAACACGGAGCTAGATAGGTATAGGAATGAGTTTCTGGGTTTCGTATTCCAACTATACTACCTAATACCGAGGATGACGGTGCTCGAGAACGTGGAACTACCACTGATAGCCAGGGGGGTTGACCCAGGCAGGAGGAGGAAGCTGGCACTCGAGGCCCTTGAAATGGTCGGCCTCCGGAACAAGGCAAGGAGGAGACCCAACGAGCTCAGTGGCGGTGAGCAGCAGAGGGTCGCAATCGCCAGGGCCATCGTGTCCAGACCAAGGCTCCTACTGGCCGACGAACCCACCGGTAACCTGGATAGCAAGACTGCGGCCGTGATAATGGACATATTCAGTAAGTTGAATAGGGAGCTCGGCATGACCATAGTCATGGTAACCCACAACCTGGAAATAATAGGTAATTGCCACAGGGTCTCCAGGATAAGTGATGGTGTAATAACGAGGACATACGACGTACCCCAAACCCACGAAACCCTAGACACACTAATTAGGGAGTTAATGACGACGGTGTAG
- a CDS encoding COG1361 S-layer family protein, translating to MSKMITNRYTLIMTALLAMLVLIPLAHAQQYSNTAPPFSIVSVSSVPSPTITGVSRITITLIYTGGYYLYNTEFSLTPCSGTVVSQNPVFIGWLNPGQEVTVTYLVNSTLPINCQSTLAISWGAEYETSARAQVTTYIEVAGSGSMNMNFPMVIYGSPIITAYTKTQYLVSNLVNPVGLVVSNNGSGPIYDLQVNVGVSGATLAAGSNTVVIGTLNPGSNYTVALYVLPTSSGPVTINVGYTGLDQGGNTVSGSISISMNVIAVSSSQVIVYPVNSSLSIGSGELIIGIRNVNPVPIYNVTLVLTSTQGLSLAGNTTYDIAEIPPGTIDYVYVPVAVPISSSSASITYSLTYQYTGGYPGSVQGTMTVSVLNEPSILVTGYQVAPTPLTIGDTGSVSLNFVNTGPVSAYNLNITAIPGPGIKLVSQSSTYMGTLNSQQLSAVAFSFTVMRVMNTTITFQIQYTDQFGQQHVQYYTVPITVIRNATLLTQSASQLGSQGTNYSGYYYYTHHRANYFTYIIIALAVVAVVVIIAVVLVLRRRHGGES from the coding sequence ATGTCGAAAATGATAACTAATAGGTACACGTTAATAATGACCGCATTACTGGCGATGCTGGTTTTAATACCACTGGCGCACGCGCAGCAGTACTCAAACACTGCACCACCCTTCTCAATAGTCAGCGTCTCCTCAGTGCCATCACCCACGATCACCGGGGTCTCCAGGATAACGATAACCCTAATATACACGGGTGGTTACTACCTATACAACACGGAGTTCTCCCTAACGCCCTGCAGCGGAACCGTGGTTTCGCAGAACCCAGTATTCATTGGTTGGTTAAACCCTGGGCAGGAGGTCACTGTTACCTACCTAGTGAACTCCACACTGCCCATTAATTGCCAATCCACGCTTGCCATAAGTTGGGGTGCTGAGTACGAGACTTCAGCAAGGGCGCAGGTGACTACATACATTGAGGTAGCTGGCTCTGGTTCAATGAACATGAACTTCCCAATGGTCATTTACGGTTCACCAATAATCACGGCGTACACGAAGACCCAGTACCTGGTTAGTAACCTGGTTAATCCAGTGGGGCTTGTGGTGAGTAATAATGGTAGTGGCCCTATTTATGACCTGCAGGTTAACGTAGGGGTTAGTGGGGCCACGTTGGCCGCTGGCTCCAATACTGTGGTGATTGGTACCCTAAACCCAGGGAGTAACTACACAGTGGCTCTTTATGTGCTGCCGACCAGTAGCGGCCCTGTTACAATCAACGTTGGTTACACGGGCCTTGACCAAGGTGGTAATACCGTTAGCGGCAGTATCTCAATAAGCATGAACGTGATCGCCGTATCCTCAAGCCAGGTGATTGTTTACCCAGTCAATTCCTCACTGAGCATTGGCTCTGGTGAACTAATCATTGGCATTAGGAATGTTAACCCAGTGCCCATTTACAACGTGACCCTGGTGCTCACGTCAACCCAGGGACTAAGCCTAGCTGGTAATACAACCTACGACATTGCAGAGATACCGCCTGGGACAATTGACTACGTCTACGTACCAGTCGCGGTGCCCATATCATCATCCTCAGCATCCATAACATACTCACTAACCTACCAATACACCGGTGGGTATCCGGGCAGTGTTCAGGGTACTATGACCGTCTCCGTACTAAATGAACCATCAATACTAGTCACTGGTTACCAGGTGGCGCCAACACCATTAACAATTGGTGATACGGGTTCCGTGTCCCTAAACTTCGTTAACACGGGGCCAGTATCCGCCTATAACCTGAATATAACGGCAATACCAGGTCCAGGAATTAAATTGGTTAGTCAGTCAAGCACGTACATGGGCACGCTGAATTCCCAGCAATTAAGTGCTGTGGCCTTCAGTTTCACTGTGATGAGGGTGATGAACACCACCATAACCTTCCAAATACAGTACACTGACCAGTTTGGGCAACAACATGTGCAGTACTACACTGTGCCAATAACTGTGATTAGGAACGCAACACTACTCACGCAATCAGCCTCTCAACTCGGCTCGCAGGGCACCAATTACAGTGGATATTACTATTATACGCATCACAGGGCTAATTACTTCACTTACATAATAATTGCGTTGGCCGTAGTGGCCGTGGTCGTGATCATTGCCGTGGTTCTGGTTCTACGTAGGAGGCACGGTGGCGAGTCATGA
- a CDS encoding ABC transporter permease produces MRITDYFKLAWSAAWERRGRTIGAIVGIVIAIVALGLAIGMGQGYKTLTTSFFERVFGTNTVFLFPGQNSQLTITSVYEVMNIPHVTNAIPILSTVARANINGHEVTATIIGATEQEIMQLYGVTSLNNAILAGAPVLTPGLAFVGYGVAFTSTGQQIAYPGQVMVITTPGGSELTYTVGAVMQQSGIGVIGLNPNNAIFIDENTFLSQFDPSGLVTGVIVYVDSPSNINYVTNELKALFPMDQVLNLSTVLSSINQFFTVLELFLAFIAGISFVIIGIWMFDTMMINVIQRTREFGIMRAVGFSGRSIPLLLIIEATMIAIIGSVIGVALLMVIVSAFPSPSSFMGTAFGGGAGRATARAATAVSSSSIALPITLTPLDFAAIFILPIAINIIAALVPAIRAMRIPPAQTLRYE; encoded by the coding sequence ATGAGGATTACCGACTACTTTAAACTTGCATGGAGCGCTGCCTGGGAGCGTAGGGGTAGGACGATAGGCGCCATTGTAGGCATAGTGATAGCCATAGTGGCCCTTGGCCTTGCCATTGGCATGGGGCAGGGCTATAAAACATTAACTACGAGCTTCTTCGAGAGGGTCTTCGGGACGAACACGGTGTTCCTATTCCCAGGGCAGAACTCGCAGTTAACGATTACCAGTGTTTATGAGGTTATGAATATACCGCATGTGACAAATGCAATACCCATACTCTCCACGGTGGCTAGGGCGAATATCAATGGACATGAGGTTACCGCCACTATAATAGGGGCTACGGAACAAGAGATAATGCAGCTCTACGGAGTGACCTCACTGAACAACGCCATACTAGCCGGTGCGCCTGTGCTTACGCCTGGCCTGGCCTTCGTCGGTTATGGCGTGGCCTTCACAAGCACTGGGCAGCAGATTGCATACCCCGGGCAGGTAATGGTGATAACGACACCAGGGGGTTCCGAGCTTACTTACACGGTGGGCGCCGTAATGCAGCAAAGCGGCATTGGGGTTATTGGCCTGAACCCGAACAATGCCATATTCATTGATGAGAACACATTCCTATCCCAATTCGACCCGTCCGGGTTGGTGACTGGGGTAATCGTATACGTGGATTCGCCGAGCAATATTAATTACGTAACCAATGAGCTAAAGGCATTATTCCCAATGGACCAGGTGCTCAACCTGTCAACAGTTCTATCAAGCATTAACCAGTTCTTCACAGTGCTCGAGCTCTTCCTGGCCTTCATAGCTGGGATAAGCTTCGTTATAATTGGTATTTGGATGTTTGACACGATGATGATAAACGTGATTCAGAGGACTAGGGAGTTCGGTATAATGAGGGCGGTGGGCTTCAGCGGCAGGTCAATACCGCTACTCCTCATTATCGAGGCAACCATGATAGCCATAATAGGGTCGGTAATAGGTGTCGCGCTACTAATGGTCATCGTTAGTGCCTTCCCAAGCCCATCATCATTCATGGGGACCGCCTTCGGCGGAGGGGCGGGCAGGGCAACCGCCAGGGCAGCCACAGCCGTCAGTTCATCATCAATAGCACTACCCATAACGCTTACGCCACTGGATTTCGCGGCAATATTCATACTGCCAATTGCCATAAACATAATCGCAGCCCTGGTACCGGCGATAAGGGCCATGAGAATACCGCCAGCCCAGACCCTGCGCTATGAATGA
- a CDS encoding AAA family ATPase — MLFDLEPKSRREDLYDFEAELRNLVNGIINDRITVIRGLRRTGKTSLMRIALNEVGYPYIYLDVRFTGRPRQADLIELIRRGLEDFLARNKPIIDRIRDALSRIRWVRIGASPMHVEIKLGEFRRLSIGELLNAINDLGTELGKPVIIAIDEAQELSRVTWIDFNALLAYSYDNLKYVKFLISCSEVGVLDKFLRVNDPEAPLFGRYMHFVSTGRLSPDESLDFLRRGFEQYGVRFSDELLMRIVNELDGVIGWLTYIGHQYVVEGRQSLDEVLESATALALNELRNFLANRSPRHRVLLRELFVRRSWRELKAVLETAEGRPINDKSLYVLLRELVDHGIVERADEDYVIADPILRRAVLRL; from the coding sequence ATGCTCTTTGATCTTGAGCCTAAGAGTAGGAGGGAGGACCTTTACGACTTTGAGGCTGAGTTGAGGAATTTAGTTAATGGCATCATCAATGATAGGATAACCGTCATTAGGGGCTTAAGGAGGACTGGCAAGACCTCGTTAATGAGGATTGCGCTTAATGAGGTTGGTTACCCATACATTTACCTGGACGTGAGATTCACGGGCAGACCTAGGCAGGCAGACCTCATTGAATTAATTAGGCGTGGGCTTGAGGATTTCCTTGCCAGGAATAAGCCAATAATCGATAGGATTAGGGATGCCCTATCTAGGATTAGGTGGGTTAGGATTGGGGCATCACCGATGCATGTGGAGATTAAACTGGGTGAATTCCGTAGGCTAAGTATTGGCGAGTTACTTAATGCCATTAATGACCTTGGCACGGAGTTGGGCAAGCCCGTAATCATCGCGATTGACGAGGCCCAGGAACTGAGTAGGGTGACTTGGATAGACTTCAATGCGTTGCTCGCGTATTCCTACGATAATCTAAAATACGTGAAATTCCTCATATCCTGTTCCGAGGTTGGCGTGCTGGATAAGTTTCTACGCGTTAATGATCCAGAGGCTCCATTATTCGGTAGATACATGCACTTCGTGAGCACCGGGAGACTTAGTCCTGATGAGTCCCTGGACTTCCTGAGGAGGGGCTTTGAGCAGTATGGGGTTAGGTTCAGTGATGAGTTGTTGATGCGCATCGTGAATGAGCTCGATGGCGTGATTGGTTGGTTAACATACATTGGTCACCAATACGTGGTTGAGGGTAGGCAATCACTTGATGAGGTCCTCGAATCCGCAACGGCCTTGGCACTTAATGAACTTAGGAACTTCCTAGCCAATAGGAGCCCCAGGCATAGGGTATTGCTTAGGGAGTTGTTCGTTAGAAGAAGTTGGAGGGAACTTAAGGCGGTGCTTGAGACTGCAGAGGGTAGGCCAATAAATGATAAGTCATTGTACGTGCTCCTCAGGGAGTTAGTCGACCACGGAATTGTGGAGAGGGCCGATGAGGATTACGTGATTGCAGACCCAATACTCAGGAGGGCCGTACTTAGGCTATGA
- a CDS encoding aspartyl protease family protein, with translation MGHVWVDAELISGDREIRVKALVDSGATLTVIPRALAVELGLRVTDRGVVMTAGGPVNVEFSEVRVRLMGREATVRVVISDVIDKVLIGITTLEILGLMIDPTTGTLKEAPYLLY, from the coding sequence ATGGGCCATGTTTGGGTTGACGCCGAATTAATAAGTGGGGATAGGGAAATCAGGGTGAAGGCTTTGGTGGATAGCGGCGCCACCTTAACCGTCATACCCAGGGCATTGGCCGTGGAGCTTGGGCTGAGGGTTACGGATAGGGGCGTGGTCATGACCGCCGGCGGGCCTGTTAATGTTGAGTTCAGTGAGGTTAGGGTTAGGTTAATGGGTAGGGAGGCCACGGTCAGGGTCGTTATTAGTGACGTAATTGATAAGGTCCTCATAGGCATAACGACGCTGGAGATCCTAGGCCTAATGATAGACCCAACGACGGGCACACTCAAGGAGGCACCATACCTACTGTACTAG
- a CDS encoding nucleotidyltransferase family protein → MAFNEGYVYHSMSREERESLISRIRGILREYGVSLGIVFGSFVDLDEFRDIDIAVYGRGIDLNRVLSLGARLEEVLGIPVDVVSLMDVDPEFRLSILERGIVILEDVDGLYEALVSEALDELYLVRHEEDLVQ, encoded by the coding sequence ATGGCATTCAATGAGGGTTATGTCTACCATTCAATGAGTCGTGAGGAGAGGGAATCATTAATTTCGAGGATTAGGGGCATCCTTAGGGAGTACGGCGTCTCCCTAGGCATTGTATTTGGTAGCTTCGTGGACCTCGATGAGTTTAGGGACATAGACATCGCGGTTTATGGAAGGGGCATCGACCTAAATAGGGTATTAAGCCTTGGGGCCAGGCTCGAGGAGGTCCTTGGTATTCCGGTGGATGTGGTTTCATTGATGGATGTCGATCCCGAGTTCAGGCTTTCAATACTGGAGCGCGGCATCGTAATTCTCGAGGATGTTGATGGCCTATACGAGGCATTGGTAAGCGAGGCCCTCGATGAACTCTATCTGGTGAGACACGAGGAAGACCTAGTACAGTAG
- a CDS encoding DUF86 domain-containing protein produces the protein MGVSREFIRNLARDIENAIREVSRIVSKPYDELSDEDKMAIRYELIVIAEALMTLVMHVVRRDLNERPRTPINALMIVRDRGLLTMNEYEDLTKLVRLRNLLVHRYWVIDDYLIYRNIKSDFKSLTSFIDRLRSRYGIQ, from the coding sequence GTGGGTGTTTCCAGGGAATTCATTAGGAATCTCGCTAGGGACATTGAGAACGCAATAAGGGAGGTTAGTAGGATTGTGAGTAAGCCGTACGATGAATTGAGTGATGAGGATAAGATGGCCATTAGGTACGAGTTGATCGTCATTGCCGAGGCATTAATGACCCTGGTAATGCACGTAGTGCGTAGGGACCTGAACGAGAGGCCCAGGACACCCATAAACGCGTTAATGATTGTCAGGGACAGGGGCCTACTGACTATGAATGAGTACGAGGACTTGACGAAGTTGGTAAGGCTCAGGAACCTCCTCGTCCATAGGTACTGGGTGATTGACGATTACTTAATATATCGAAACATTAAGTCGGACTTTAAAAGCCTGACGAGCTTTATAGATAGGCTGAGGAGTCGCTATGGCATTCAATGA
- a CDS encoding MFS transporter: MSNKTPFEPLDWSKPTPGHIKLLFISGAGFFADAYDLFAISIALVFLKQVWSLTASEISLISSAALFGAVIGPFIFGRIGDVFGRKYIYGVEAALLAAGAIVSAFSINPTMLWITRFILGLGVGGDYPISATLMSEYAPARNRGLFVAGVFSMQGWGIVTAALLGLGLLNAKINPDTAWRIILGFGAVMPALVIYFRRRVHETPRFEYFVKGDVEGAKKAVKDVLRHDVEINKANNANNGIYRNLLRYLPVILGTAIPWFALDVFFYGTNIFGPFVTSAMGLAKNPLAGIYIQLYVVLAFLVPGYYVAAFLVDKMGRKSMQIMGFSIVATVYLIAALMLRSGMVMPTTILALYGLAQFFTNVGPNVTTFILPTEVFPTRFRTTGHGIAAGSGKLGATLASLLIPLFFPITSSALSATAKYLIMSNLLLILVAMAIVGVVFTALFIKEPKGKPLELSSGELAT; this comes from the coding sequence ATGTCGAATAAAACGCCCTTTGAACCGCTTGACTGGTCGAAGCCAACACCAGGACACATAAAGCTATTATTCATATCAGGCGCAGGCTTCTTCGCGGATGCCTATGACCTATTTGCAATATCAATAGCCCTAGTTTTCCTAAAGCAGGTCTGGTCATTAACGGCTTCGGAAATAAGCCTAATATCATCAGCTGCGCTGTTCGGCGCTGTTATAGGGCCCTTCATATTTGGCAGGATAGGCGACGTATTCGGCAGGAAGTACATTTACGGTGTTGAGGCAGCGTTACTGGCGGCTGGCGCCATAGTTTCGGCATTCTCAATAAACCCAACAATGCTATGGATAACAAGGTTCATACTGGGTCTCGGAGTTGGTGGTGACTACCCAATAAGCGCCACGCTAATGAGTGAATACGCACCGGCAAGGAATAGGGGATTATTCGTAGCCGGCGTCTTCTCAATGCAGGGATGGGGCATTGTTACAGCTGCACTACTCGGCCTCGGACTACTAAATGCCAAGATAAACCCAGACACTGCCTGGAGAATAATACTTGGGTTCGGCGCAGTGATGCCCGCCCTAGTCATTTACTTTAGGCGTAGGGTTCATGAAACACCTAGGTTTGAGTACTTCGTTAAGGGTGATGTTGAGGGCGCCAAGAAAGCCGTTAAGGACGTGCTCAGGCATGATGTGGAAATTAATAAAGCAAATAATGCCAACAATGGTATTTACAGGAATTTACTTAGGTACTTACCGGTAATACTTGGTACTGCAATACCCTGGTTCGCACTTGACGTGTTCTTCTACGGCACAAACATATTTGGTCCCTTCGTAACCTCAGCAATGGGCCTAGCCAAAAACCCACTGGCCGGCATATACATACAGCTATACGTGGTCCTGGCCTTCCTGGTCCCTGGCTACTACGTGGCAGCCTTCCTAGTGGATAAAATGGGTAGGAAGTCCATGCAAATAATGGGTTTCTCAATAGTGGCTACTGTGTATTTAATAGCGGCGTTAATGCTTAGGAGCGGCATGGTAATGCCAACAACGATACTGGCGCTCTATGGGTTGGCGCAATTCTTCACTAATGTTGGCCCTAATGTAACAACATTCATACTGCCGACTGAGGTGTTCCCAACGAGGTTTAGGACCACTGGCCACGGCATAGCCGCAGGCAGCGGTAAACTGGGAGCCACACTGGCCTCACTACTAATACCACTGTTCTTCCCAATAACAAGTAGCGCATTAAGCGCAACGGCTAAGTACCTAATCATGTCAAACCTATTACTCATACTTGTGGCCATGGCAATAGTTGGCGTAGTATTCACGGCATTGTTTATAAAGGAACCCAAGGGCAAGCCACTGGAGCTATCCTCAGGGGAATTGGCAACGTGA
- a CDS encoding 50S ribosomal protein L5, with protein MPVIDLAQVDLKALTPDQLDWRKFVLPTDHPMRVIRIEKVVANIGVGQSGERLERAAKVLEELTQQEPSYRLAKRSIKDWDVRKGEPIGVAVTLRRNKAVWFLLRALAAVDFTLREGSFDDWGNVSFGIREHIMIPGTKYEPAVGVWGLNVVTVLARPGLRIMYRRRARSDVGREHRVTREEAMKYFQEVLGVKIIR; from the coding sequence ATGCCTGTCATAGACCTAGCGCAGGTGGATTTAAAGGCGTTAACCCCGGACCAATTGGACTGGAGGAAGTTCGTATTACCCACAGACCACCCAATGAGGGTTATTAGGATTGAGAAGGTCGTTGCAAACATAGGCGTTGGACAAAGCGGTGAGAGGCTTGAGAGGGCTGCCAAGGTGCTTGAGGAATTGACGCAGCAGGAACCCAGTTATAGACTTGCCAAGAGGTCAATTAAGGACTGGGATGTCAGGAAGGGAGAACCAATCGGTGTGGCGGTTACCCTAAGGAGGAATAAGGCAGTTTGGTTCCTACTCAGGGCATTGGCCGCAGTGGACTTCACACTGAGGGAGGGCTCATTCGATGATTGGGGTAACGTGTCCTTTGGAATTAGGGAACACATAATGATACCTGGTACGAAGTATGAGCCTGCCGTGGGTGTCTGGGGACTGAACGTGGTTACAGTCCTTGCGAGACCTGGGTTGAGGATCATGTATAGGAGGAGGGCTAGGAGCGATGTTGGTAGGGAGCATAGGGTCACCAGAGAGGAGGCAATGAAGTACTTCCAGGAGGTACTTGGCGTAAAAATAATTAGGTAA
- a CDS encoding PaaI family thioesterase → MSAWEEIMKAAGQVSSMRELFIKARSAGLNVAELMNKYLSTEPLFNFIGLQFVEVGDGIVKATFPFKREILRQGGMVHGGVVMTVIDSVLGTAVMTINDGINQFTAELKVHFLEPLINGPFTVEGRVIRAGRHLAVAEGRVYDANGKLCALGVGTWFMVKNNNKNGTNGSQ, encoded by the coding sequence GTGTCAGCGTGGGAAGAGATTATGAAGGCTGCTGGGCAGGTAAGTAGCATGAGGGAGTTATTCATTAAGGCCAGGTCGGCTGGGCTAAACGTAGCTGAACTAATGAACAAATACCTAAGCACTGAGCCGCTCTTTAATTTCATAGGTCTTCAATTTGTGGAGGTTGGTGACGGTATAGTTAAGGCTACGTTTCCATTCAAGCGGGAGATCCTTAGGCAGGGTGGTATGGTTCATGGCGGCGTCGTGATGACCGTGATAGATAGCGTGCTTGGCACCGCCGTGATGACCATCAATGATGGGATTAATCAATTTACCGCTGAGTTGAAGGTTCATTTCCTTGAGCCCTTGATCAACGGGCCATTCACTGTGGAGGGCAGGGTAATTAGGGCGGGTAGGCACTTGGCGGTTGCTGAGGGGCGTGTTTATGACGCTAACGGCAAGCTTTGCGCCCTGGGTGTTGGTACGTGGTTCATGGTGAAAAACAATAATAAAAATGGAACAAATGGATCACAGTAG
- a CDS encoding CaiB/BaiF CoA transferase family protein — MYRVLDLTRLYPGGVATRLLADLGFDVIKVEDTEVGDYLREISPRLFDWLNAGKRSLAINLKDPRGREVFYRLVRKSHVVIEGFRPGVAERLGIDYETLRGVNKGIVYCSINGYGNSGPYSGLSNHDINCVGVAGLLDPSLFSDGEPRLLTAQVADVGSALLCVIGVLGLLLNGIGGRIETSMLEAALLFNTLNIAMAYEGKEPTLTGKYPFYNVYRCRDGYITIGAIENRFWSNLCRALNREDLIHRQFDKEAINEVNKELAKHSVNEALKVLWDHDVPAAPLNTIMGLENDPQLTSRGFSREGFLNPLMVNGSRLMRRGKPPRRGEDTVKILMELGLTIDEVNELVRLGIVAK, encoded by the coding sequence ATGTATAGGGTCCTGGATCTAACGAGGCTATACCCAGGTGGCGTGGCAACTAGGTTGTTGGCTGACCTTGGTTTTGATGTTATTAAGGTCGAGGACACCGAGGTCGGTGATTACCTCAGGGAGATCTCACCAAGGCTCTTTGATTGGTTGAATGCTGGGAAGAGGAGCCTGGCAATTAACCTAAAGGATCCTAGGGGTAGGGAGGTTTTCTATAGATTAGTGAGGAAGAGCCATGTAGTGATTGAGGGGTTCAGGCCTGGCGTGGCGGAGAGGCTGGGTATTGATTATGAAACGCTTAGGGGCGTAAATAAGGGGATTGTTTATTGCTCAATAAATGGGTACGGTAACTCCGGGCCATACTCTGGGCTTTCAAATCATGACATTAACTGTGTTGGCGTGGCTGGTCTGTTGGACCCGAGCCTATTCAGTGATGGTGAACCTAGGCTGCTGACTGCACAGGTGGCTGACGTGGGCTCCGCCCTACTGTGCGTCATAGGTGTTCTAGGCCTGCTGCTTAATGGCATCGGCGGCAGGATAGAGACCTCGATGTTGGAGGCGGCCCTGCTCTTTAATACCCTGAACATTGCCATGGCCTATGAAGGTAAGGAACCAACCCTAACGGGTAAGTACCCATTCTACAACGTTTATAGGTGTAGGGATGGTTACATAACCATTGGCGCCATAGAGAATAGGTTCTGGAGCAACCTATGCAGGGCGTTAAATCGTGAGGACTTAATCCATAGGCAATTCGATAAGGAGGCAATTAATGAAGTCAACAAGGAACTTGCTAAGCATAGTGTAAATGAGGCCTTAAAAGTTCTCTGGGATCACGATGTACCAGCAGCCCCTCTGAATACAATAATGGGTCTCGAGAACGACCCCCAATTAACAAGCAGGGGCTTTAGCAGGGAAGGTTTCCTCAATCCACTAATGGTTAATGGAAGCAGGTTAATGAGGCGGGGTAAGCCACCGAGGAGGGGTGAGGACACTGTGAAGATCCTAATGGAGCTTGGTTTAACGATTGATGAGGTGAATGAACTGGTTAGGTTGGGTATTGTTGCGAAGTGA
- a CDS encoding menaquinone biosynthesis family protein → MELLTGHSPDPDDAFMFYALKKGLVKAPFTIREFLVDIETLNKLAIHGRIDITAVSTHAMAYIGSKYFILRVGASMGLRYGPVVVGNTTKPELVAVPGTYTTATLLVRLAMPNAKTVEIPFDKIMDAVRAGAVDAGALIHEGQITYERYGLRKIIDLGEWWYEETKLPTPLGLDVVRVSLGIDMARAVKEALLESLRYAMGHKDEALRHAAEFSRGLSINDTDRFVRMYVNEYTVDMGADGEKSIRVLLEMGRERGLLPEHQLVFI, encoded by the coding sequence ATGGAGTTACTGACTGGACACAGTCCCGACCCAGACGATGCCTTCATGTTCTACGCCCTAAAGAAGGGCTTGGTGAAGGCGCCATTTACCATTAGGGAGTTCCTGGTGGATATTGAGACACTGAATAAGTTGGCCATTCACGGTAGGATCGATATCACGGCAGTGAGCACCCACGCCATGGCCTACATAGGCAGCAAATACTTCATACTAAGGGTTGGTGCATCAATGGGACTTAGGTACGGTCCGGTGGTGGTGGGCAATACCACGAAGCCCGAATTAGTGGCTGTACCTGGCACCTACACCACGGCGACACTACTGGTTAGGCTGGCAATGCCTAACGCCAAAACCGTGGAAATACCCTTCGATAAAATAATGGATGCCGTAAGGGCAGGGGCTGTTGACGCCGGTGCCCTAATACACGAGGGTCAAATAACCTATGAGAGATATGGGCTCAGGAAAATAATTGACCTAGGTGAGTGGTGGTACGAGGAAACAAAATTACCAACACCCCTGGGGCTAGACGTTGTTAGGGTGTCCCTGGGCATTGACATGGCTAGGGCGGTCAAGGAAGCATTACTGGAATCCCTTAGGTATGCAATGGGTCATAAGGATGAGGCCTTGAGGCATGCCGCGGAGTTCTCAAGGGGATTGAGCATCAATGATACTGATAGATTCGTCAGGATGTACGTCAATGAATACACGGTAGACATGGGCGCCGATGGCGAGAAATCAATCAGGGTTTTACTTGAAATGGGGCGAGAAAGGGGATTATTACCCGAGCATCAATTAGTTTTTATTTAG